The proteins below come from a single Parazoarcus communis genomic window:
- a CDS encoding LysR family transcriptional regulator, which yields MELRHLRCFIVLAEELHFTRAAERLHIEQPPLSRAIKELEDELGAVLFDRDRRGTRLTAAGAVFLQDTRRLFTVLEQARENVKAVAAGLRGSLRIAVSDGALDPRLSAFLARCRAEEPEIEIRMSEVPLAEQLRGLRSGDFCIGFAHTADVGDGIVAEPIWQDPLVVALPARHALLVHKEVPLHELRGHPLVLCDPQVCEGYCRELARLLQTQEHKLNVVEEVSSLDMMLTLVGAGYGVGFMTATKIPVSQRPDVVIRPLALDTAVITTYLLRLESSNSSASLVRFIDRLRDPSSD from the coding sequence ATGGAACTGCGGCACCTGCGTTGCTTTATCGTTTTGGCCGAAGAACTTCATTTCACACGGGCGGCTGAGCGTCTTCACATTGAGCAACCTCCTCTGTCCCGCGCCATCAAGGAGCTTGAGGACGAGTTAGGCGCTGTGCTCTTCGACCGGGACCGCCGGGGCACCCGACTGACCGCTGCGGGTGCCGTGTTCCTGCAGGACACTCGCCGGCTATTCACCGTCCTGGAGCAGGCCCGCGAGAACGTCAAGGCTGTCGCGGCGGGCTTGCGAGGCAGCCTGCGCATCGCCGTATCCGACGGCGCGCTCGATCCCCGGCTGTCGGCGTTTCTAGCCCGTTGCCGTGCCGAAGAACCCGAGATCGAGATACGGATGTCCGAAGTGCCTTTGGCCGAGCAGTTGCGCGGCCTGCGCTCGGGCGACTTCTGCATCGGATTCGCTCATACCGCCGACGTCGGTGATGGCATCGTCGCCGAACCTATCTGGCAGGACCCGCTGGTGGTCGCCTTGCCAGCCCGGCACGCACTGCTCGTCCACAAGGAGGTTCCACTCCATGAACTCCGGGGGCATCCTCTTGTCCTGTGCGATCCCCAGGTGTGCGAAGGCTACTGCCGCGAGTTGGCGCGCCTCCTGCAGACCCAGGAACACAAACTGAATGTCGTTGAGGAGGTTTCCTCGCTGGACATGATGCTCACCTTGGTCGGTGCCGGCTACGGCGTGGGCTTCATGACGGCGACCAAGATTCCGGTCAGCCAGCGACCGGACGTGGTGATCCGTCCATTGGCGCTGGATACAGCCGTGATCACCACCTACCTGCTTCGACTCGAAAGCAGCAACTCATCGGCTTCGCTGGTGCGATTTATCGACCGCCTCCGGGACCCTTCGAGCGACTGA
- a CDS encoding helix-turn-helix domain-containing protein, translated as MQKRSVQPGRPPGTTTYEAEPALAFGQAVRAARLAQGVAQDEFASMAGIARSHMGKIERGEHMPTLALILKISAALSISAAELMSATERNLRADAQS; from the coding sequence ATGCAGAAGCGCAGCGTTCAACCGGGCCGCCCCCCTGGCACAACCACCTATGAAGCCGAGCCGGCACTGGCCTTCGGCCAAGCGGTGCGTGCTGCCCGCTTGGCGCAGGGAGTCGCTCAGGATGAATTCGCGTCCATGGCTGGTATAGCTCGCTCGCATATGGGCAAGATCGAGCGTGGGGAGCACATGCCCACGCTCGCATTGATACTGAAAATCTCCGCTGCCCTCAGCATAAGTGCGGCAGAGCTGATGAGTGCAACGGAACGCAATCTTCGTGCCGATGCCCAATCTTAA
- a CDS encoding substrate-binding domain-containing protein, with protein MHDATSQFSFSNFRLAIAPGVPSSHLSALLALQRAEEPEVTISFHEVTADDLIAGLREGRYDAGMTLEGSSDPSLKSQPLWTENMAVAMPLRFPLLDQAKLTIAELLDYSVFRWPAENCPLLDQRLPSLPAVSQQNIQRVSSFEMIALWVAAGYGVGVSAQSRIEHAQGWGIHTRPLSDGPYEIVTHLQRPCGQADVVSERFERRALQVAKNAPT; from the coding sequence ATGCACGACGCCACCAGCCAGTTTTCCTTTTCCAATTTCAGGCTTGCCATAGCGCCTGGCGTACCGTCATCGCATCTTTCGGCATTGCTTGCGTTGCAGCGTGCGGAAGAGCCGGAAGTCACCATTTCGTTTCATGAGGTCACAGCCGATGATTTGATTGCGGGACTTCGGGAAGGCCGCTACGACGCGGGCATGACGCTTGAAGGATCGAGCGATCCGTCGCTGAAAAGCCAACCTCTATGGACCGAGAACATGGCCGTCGCCATGCCGTTGCGCTTTCCCTTACTTGACCAGGCGAAGCTCACGATCGCCGAACTGTTGGACTACTCCGTCTTTCGCTGGCCTGCAGAGAATTGCCCTTTGCTGGATCAGCGGCTGCCTTCTCTTCCCGCGGTGAGTCAACAGAACATTCAGCGTGTCTCTTCCTTCGAGATGATCGCGCTATGGGTCGCTGCCGGCTACGGCGTCGGGGTATCCGCGCAATCGCGCATTGAGCATGCGCAGGGATGGGGCATTCACACACGGCCGCTGTCTGACGGACCCTACGAGATCGTGACCCACCTGCAGCGGCCCTGCGGACAAGCCGACGTTGTTTCAGAGCGGTTCGAGCGCAGAGCACTGCAGGTCGCCAAGAATGCTCCAACCTAG
- a CDS encoding tyrosine-type recombinase/integrase — translation MALTALNLLSARKVETAQPRPKVYQLRDGGSLFLRVQPNGSKLWWYRYRLGGAEQVYSIGVYPKVTLEAARAERDRAKALVKKGLDPIVEKKAAIALQADTYERTFETVAREWIVSNAHWSEYYTNQVTSYLEKDVFPRIGKLPISSIRAPHLRPIIKDVAARGAKTVAILIRQWCGQIFSYAAAQGLCEYDPAALLKGLVKRPQVRHNPPLTWAEIPDFLNRVDNEGGYQTTVLALKLMALTYVRTVELRKASWEEFDLDNAMWSIPSERMKMRRPHLVPLSRQAVAALRELHALTGGGKVLFPSYRKPGQVMSATTLNQALKRMGYGGRFSSHGFRSTATTILGLLGYPEKRVDLQLAHSKKSKDSSRAPYDHTKFVESRKVIMQDWADILDSLQAGKPVEGVTKAFGPMSKRRTALLRVIERE, via the coding sequence TCAGCCCAACGGCTCCAAGCTCTGGTGGTACCGCTACCGGCTGGGCGGCGCTGAACAGGTGTACTCAATCGGGGTGTACCCAAAGGTCACGCTGGAGGCAGCCCGTGCGGAACGGGACCGGGCAAAGGCGTTGGTCAAGAAGGGCCTCGACCCCATCGTGGAGAAAAAGGCGGCGATCGCCCTCCAGGCCGACACATACGAACGCACGTTCGAGACCGTTGCTCGGGAGTGGATCGTCAGCAATGCTCACTGGAGCGAGTACTACACCAACCAGGTCACCAGCTACCTTGAGAAGGATGTTTTCCCCCGGATTGGCAAGTTGCCGATCAGCAGCATCAGGGCTCCACATCTGCGCCCCATCATCAAGGATGTGGCGGCTCGTGGCGCGAAGACTGTGGCGATCCTCATCCGCCAGTGGTGTGGGCAAATCTTCAGTTATGCGGCTGCCCAAGGTCTCTGCGAATACGATCCTGCCGCCTTGCTCAAGGGACTGGTCAAGCGCCCTCAGGTCCGCCACAACCCTCCGTTGACATGGGCAGAGATCCCGGACTTTCTCAATCGTGTGGACAACGAAGGGGGTTACCAGACGACAGTCCTCGCCCTCAAGCTGATGGCTTTGACCTACGTGCGCACCGTAGAACTGCGCAAGGCCTCCTGGGAAGAGTTCGACCTGGACAACGCCATGTGGTCGATTCCGTCCGAGCGCATGAAGATGCGACGCCCCCATCTGGTTCCCCTGTCACGGCAGGCGGTGGCCGCTCTTAGGGAACTACATGCTCTAACTGGCGGCGGCAAAGTATTGTTCCCGAGCTACAGAAAGCCGGGACAAGTGATGTCGGCAACGACGCTCAATCAAGCACTCAAGCGCATGGGTTATGGCGGACGGTTTTCGTCCCATGGCTTCCGCTCGACCGCAACGACGATCCTTGGACTGTTGGGATATCCGGAGAAGCGGGTCGATCTTCAACTCGCTCATTCCAAAAAGAGCAAGGACTCATCGCGCGCGCCCTACGATCACACGAAGTTTGTGGAGTCCCGCAAGGTAATCATGCAGGACTGGGCTGACATCCTTGACTCATTGCAGGCAGGGAAACCCGTTGAAGGGGTCACGAAGGCGTTTGGCCCCATGTCGAAGCGTAGAACGGCGCTGCTCCGTGTCATAGAGCGCGAGTGA